In the genome of Terriglobales bacterium, one region contains:
- a CDS encoding glycosyltransferase family 4 protein yields MTRAGSVLTQEIPVVAASSGPVRPWSVMHATDDVRQVLELAEAQRGLGMRPVLVTPAGYGSIELYLRERDEEERSVSLLGTWQEVRQWRKSLGDCGAAAAMEIVHAHCFAAGMSGVRNWPVVVYDLSDFVEQDAEADQQWLARSLRVAEQFVLARAEAVVVHRTSQRAKALERGAPAEHLFVVPEALPREDAPTTGGRDRLGPASDPVELYAAEVMPEELDALLSALVQIVAEVPETKVLLPESGEAAASLREKLAAAGVSARAVPGAQHHAVLRSADVVLCAAASGDEPNDAMLLAMRQGRAVLAADGAANRDISPDGRGCLWYKPGNARDLANRGAFLARNADFRRSLGDAARAFLEETRSPEAVARRYDAVYRHAFARRGDDPREWKGRFEPLTAML; encoded by the coding sequence ATGACGCGTGCGGGCTCCGTGCTGACGCAGGAAATACCGGTTGTTGCGGCGAGCAGCGGTCCGGTGCGCCCGTGGAGCGTGATGCACGCGACCGACGACGTGCGCCAGGTGCTGGAACTGGCGGAGGCGCAGCGCGGGCTGGGGATGCGGCCGGTGCTGGTGACGCCGGCGGGCTATGGCTCGATCGAGCTCTACCTGCGCGAGCGCGACGAGGAGGAGCGGAGCGTCTCGCTGCTGGGCACGTGGCAAGAGGTGCGGCAGTGGCGGAAGTCGCTGGGCGATTGCGGCGCAGCCGCGGCGATGGAGATCGTGCACGCGCACTGCTTTGCGGCGGGGATGAGCGGCGTGCGGAACTGGCCGGTGGTGGTGTACGACCTGAGCGATTTTGTGGAGCAAGACGCCGAAGCCGACCAGCAGTGGCTGGCGCGGTCGCTGCGGGTGGCGGAGCAGTTCGTGCTGGCGCGCGCGGAAGCGGTCGTGGTCCACCGGACGTCGCAGCGCGCGAAGGCGCTGGAGCGAGGCGCGCCGGCGGAGCACTTGTTCGTGGTGCCGGAAGCCTTGCCGCGCGAAGACGCGCCCACGACGGGCGGGCGCGATCGCCTTGGGCCGGCGAGCGACCCGGTCGAGCTGTACGCAGCCGAGGTCATGCCCGAAGAGCTGGATGCCTTGCTGAGCGCGCTGGTGCAGATCGTGGCCGAGGTGCCGGAGACAAAGGTGCTGTTGCCCGAGAGTGGCGAGGCCGCTGCCAGCTTACGCGAGAAGCTCGCGGCGGCGGGCGTGAGCGCCCGCGCCGTGCCGGGCGCGCAGCACCACGCGGTCTTGCGTTCGGCGGACGTGGTGCTCTGCGCCGCCGCGTCGGGGGACGAGCCGAATGACGCGATGCTGCTGGCCATGCGCCAGGGACGCGCGGTGCTGGCGGCGGATGGCGCCGCCAACCGCGACATCTCGCCCGATGGCCGCGGATGCCTGTGGTACAAGCCCGGCAATGCGCGCGACCTGGCGAACCGCGGCGCGTTCCTGGCGCGCAACGCGGATTTTCGGCGCTCGCTGGGAGACGCCGCGCGCGCCTTCCTGGAAGAGACGCGATCGCCCGAAGCGGTCGCGCGCCGCTATGACGCGGTCTATCGCCACGCGTTCGCGCGCCGGGGCGATGACCCGCGCGAGTGGAAGGGAAGGTTCGAGCCGCTGACCGCGATGTTGTGA
- the greA gene encoding transcription elongation factor GreA: MPGWVGRGRHLPQHPREQEPKPKMTQNVWKKLEDEIKTLEHELNHELPKELKKAVAMGDLSENAEYHMAKQRQEFVRARLGQLKKRMGELSLVNLTNIPKDKVAFGSTVKVYDSTKDEEIEYKLVTSEESDVTKGLISTTSPIGRSLMGKKVGDEVTVETPTGKRELEILKLATIHDEAEA; this comes from the coding sequence TTGCCCGGCTGGGTTGGTCGCGGCCGGCACCTACCGCAACACCCCCGAGAGCAGGAACCGAAGCCGAAGATGACGCAGAACGTTTGGAAAAAGCTCGAGGACGAGATCAAGACGCTCGAGCACGAGCTGAACCATGAGCTCCCCAAGGAGCTGAAGAAGGCGGTCGCGATGGGAGACCTGAGCGAGAACGCCGAGTACCACATGGCCAAGCAGCGGCAGGAGTTCGTCCGCGCCCGGCTGGGGCAGCTCAAGAAGCGCATGGGCGAGCTCTCGCTGGTGAACCTGACCAACATCCCGAAAGACAAGGTCGCGTTCGGGTCGACGGTGAAGGTCTACGACTCGACCAAGGACGAAGAGATCGAATACAAGCTGGTGACGAGCGAAGAGTCCGACGTCACGAAGGGCCTGATCTCGACGACCTCGCCCATCGGGCGGAGCCTGATGGGAAAGAAGGTGGGCGACGAGGTGACGGTCGAGACGCCGACCGGCAAGCGCGAGTTGGAGATCCTGAAGCTGGCGACCATCCACGACGAGGCAGAGGCGTAG
- a CDS encoding response regulator — protein MSRAAAPKAKKILVVDDEAPLRRILTKALDRAGMSVTTAEDGKEALAQLKKKKFDVMLLDVWMPKMNGLEVLSQLRTRAVKPRVVVMTGDNRPETLLTAVREQVYQCIAKPFSALDVVTVVAKAAAMPEDAPGIEVLSARPDWVELSLPCERESAERIHEFMQQLKSDLPQETRTNVGQAFRELLLNAVEWGGKLDPSLRVRISYLRTKRMLLYRISDPGAGFKFEELDHAACCNPPGDPVHHMEIREAKGLRAGGFGLLLTRSIVDELLYNEQQNEVVFIKYLD, from the coding sequence ATGAGTCGCGCTGCCGCACCCAAAGCTAAAAAGATCCTGGTCGTCGACGACGAAGCTCCCCTTCGCCGCATCCTGACGAAAGCGCTCGACCGCGCCGGCATGTCGGTGACTACCGCCGAGGACGGCAAGGAAGCGCTCGCGCAGCTGAAGAAGAAGAAGTTCGACGTGATGCTGCTCGACGTCTGGATGCCGAAGATGAACGGCCTCGAGGTGCTCTCGCAGCTGCGCACGCGCGCGGTCAAGCCGCGCGTGGTAGTGATGACCGGCGACAACCGCCCGGAGACGCTGCTGACGGCGGTGCGCGAGCAGGTCTACCAGTGCATCGCGAAGCCGTTCTCGGCGCTGGACGTGGTCACGGTGGTCGCGAAGGCTGCGGCCATGCCGGAGGACGCGCCGGGCATCGAGGTGCTTTCGGCGCGGCCGGATTGGGTGGAGCTGTCGCTGCCGTGCGAGCGGGAGTCGGCCGAGCGCATCCATGAATTCATGCAGCAGCTGAAGAGCGACCTGCCGCAGGAAACGCGCACGAACGTCGGGCAGGCGTTCCGCGAGCTGCTGCTCAACGCCGTGGAGTGGGGCGGCAAGCTCGACCCGTCGCTGCGCGTGCGCATCTCGTACCTGCGCACCAAGCGCATGCTGCTGTACCGCATCTCGGACCCCGGCGCGGGCTTCAAGTTCGAGGAGCTCGACCACGCCGCGTGCTGCAATCCGCCCGGTGACCCGGTGCACCACATGGAGATCCGCGAGGCCAAGGGCTTGCGCGCCGGCGGCTTCGGCTTGCTGCTCACGCGCTCCATCGTGGACGAGCTGCTCTACAACGAGCAGCAGAACGAAGTAGTGTTCATCAAGTATCTCGACTGA
- a CDS encoding CDP-alcohol phosphatidyltransferase family protein, with amino-acid sequence MSWTGAFGRACRVLLYAIVRGLALTKISPNVLTFVGLVINIGAALLFGFATGETQQRMFLYAGLVIIGAGIFDMVDGRVARATGQVTQFGAFFDSVIDRYSDVALFFGLLVFYARANRFFYLVLTALVMVTSVMVSYTRARAESLIGTCKVGFMERPERIVLIIIGALFNKMAPVLWVLAVLSTITVIHRIAYTYSRSRRLEAGQPEAGPANPAAAPSTAEPLAAK; translated from the coding sequence ATGAGCTGGACCGGAGCATTCGGGCGGGCGTGCCGCGTACTGTTGTACGCGATCGTGCGCGGCCTGGCGCTCACCAAGATCTCGCCCAACGTGCTCACGTTCGTGGGGCTGGTGATCAACATCGGGGCGGCGCTGCTGTTCGGGTTCGCGACCGGCGAGACGCAGCAGCGGATGTTCCTTTACGCCGGGCTGGTGATCATCGGCGCCGGCATCTTCGACATGGTCGACGGCCGGGTGGCGCGCGCCACCGGACAGGTCACGCAGTTCGGCGCGTTCTTCGATTCCGTCATCGACCGCTACAGCGACGTTGCGCTCTTCTTCGGCCTGCTGGTGTTCTACGCCCGCGCCAACCGCTTCTTCTACCTCGTGCTCACCGCGCTGGTGATGGTGACCTCGGTGATGGTGAGCTACACGCGGGCGCGGGCGGAGTCGCTCATCGGGACGTGCAAGGTCGGATTCATGGAGCGGCCCGAGCGCATCGTGCTCATCATCATCGGAGCGCTCTTCAACAAGATGGCGCCGGTCCTGTGGGTGCTGGCCGTGCTGTCCACCATCACCGTCATCCACCGCATCGCCTACACCTACTCGCGCAGCCGGAGACTGGAAGCCGGGCAGCCGGAGGCAGGGCCGGCGAACCCGGCCGCGGCGCCGAGCACGGCGGAGCCGCTGGCAGCCAAGTGA
- a CDS encoding isoaspartyl peptidase/L-asparaginase → MSSPVILVHGGAWAIPDDMVEAHLRGVRAAMAAGWRALERGGSAVDAVEESVALMEDDETFDAGKGSFLTRDGRVQLDALLMDGNTLRAGGVGCVEHIRNPIRAARKVLDESPHVYFVGEGAERFAQEHGIQLCKNAEMVVEREVKRLREFQANPTQDCDQELFTADLSHDTVGAVALDANGNIAAATSTGGILNKAPGRVGDSSLIGCGCYADNLSAAASTTGWGEPMMKLVLAKWAADLVAAGKPPDMAAPAAITYLKSRLNGHGGMILLDAKGRFGIAHNTPRMAWAHKNAATEASGIHV, encoded by the coding sequence TTGAGCTCCCCCGTCATCCTGGTCCACGGCGGCGCGTGGGCGATCCCTGACGACATGGTCGAAGCGCACCTGCGCGGCGTGCGCGCCGCGATGGCGGCGGGCTGGCGCGCGCTCGAGCGCGGCGGCAGCGCGGTCGATGCGGTGGAAGAATCGGTCGCGTTGATGGAAGACGACGAGACCTTCGACGCGGGCAAGGGAAGCTTCCTGACGCGCGACGGCCGGGTGCAGCTCGACGCCCTCCTGATGGACGGCAACACGCTGCGCGCCGGCGGCGTGGGCTGCGTGGAGCACATCCGCAACCCGATCCGCGCGGCGCGCAAGGTGCTCGACGAGAGCCCGCACGTGTATTTCGTAGGCGAAGGCGCGGAGCGCTTCGCGCAAGAGCACGGCATCCAGCTCTGCAAGAACGCCGAAATGGTGGTCGAGCGCGAGGTGAAGCGGCTGCGCGAGTTCCAGGCCAATCCCACGCAGGACTGCGACCAGGAACTGTTCACCGCGGACCTGTCCCACGACACGGTGGGTGCCGTGGCATTGGACGCGAACGGCAACATCGCGGCGGCCACCTCGACCGGCGGGATCCTGAACAAGGCGCCGGGGCGGGTGGGGGATTCGTCGCTCATCGGATGCGGCTGCTATGCCGACAACCTGAGCGCGGCGGCCTCGACCACAGGCTGGGGCGAACCGATGATGAAACTCGTGCTAGCGAAGTGGGCGGCGGACCTGGTCGCCGCCGGCAAGCCGCCCGACATGGCCGCGCCCGCGGCCATCACCTACCTGAAGTCGCGGCTGAACGGACACGGCGGCATGATCCTGCTCGACGCGAAGGGGCGTTTCGGGATCGCCCACAACACGCCACGCATGGCCTGGGCGCACAAGAACGCCGCTACCGAAGCCTCCGGCATCCACGTCTAA
- a CDS encoding TonB-dependent receptor — MAYRFASLMCVLMLLVWSAPAQDVSTAQLHGLVRDPKGALVTGAKVTVRDEQRGQDRTAITDANGEYQILRLAPGPYTVTVEAPGFATWSSKNVVLTIGQAAELPVALTVATTSETVTVSAEAELIETQRTSQTTTIGQERIENLPINGRNYINFSLTDSQIYRDTAPSIGAAPTSGLNFSGQRARGNLVNLDGADNVDESVKGIRSTVSQEAVQEFQIITNGYNAEYGRASGGVVNIITKSGTNAFHGSAFGYLRNRYIQADNPFTNIEDPAYTRFQGGIAFGGPIKKDRTFYYFSVETTQRHETGFSTVGADCSGTTSCFGLITDDVSALYGQPAGSIVIQVTPAQAATLANALLPAATRQQYGFIVGSASAIALHGTLIGTTGAFAGGLGLGALSPSPLTNQFASSCNAANLLCNGLPGEFSPLMFQRGNYPVFEDTTVLSFRLDHRFTNNNNMLFRINYSPSALTGVQVNAQNQNFGQNAFSRTSEQGYDDVTLTAQDTWLIGDNKVNEFRFQYGRRDLLYDFNHEIAEGSRVAANIAGFAFTGREPFSPVDRLEQRWQFSDNFSWVLGNHTVKFGGDVQHIPIDAAFFLNFGNVYNFGALSRSQFGFGACGALCAGMSPVQAYGFGLPSTMVQGIGNPNASFSVTPLGFFIQDSWRMHPRFTLNYGVRYDVEFAPDFGFPNALSADSYSYLGIQKGFRTDTDNIAPRIGFAWDPFGDGKTVVRGSYGMFYDNPLLGLLFLGAATDGAGTPQLILFGGSPCTAAGPASPLNLNASNVFQGILGTANCLPPGSASAMGYLPDQQQFDSALAGSTFINQNYLGAAFQPLLSQPFGFPTGGNFEHAYTQQAGLSVERELWHDWSLGVSYNYAHGTHLNRPINANPVRTDLLAENWFRACVFDFGGFPGCLANPAFPTNPLFITTCDPANSVYPAALTSFFRPSGLNPSLVPVFGACGGFAAPFLNSVGLGVDAPSCAVSPQCVPFSDMVANYSNGSSVYHGLTTNLKKRMGNHWEMLASYTYSHTIDDSTDLQSLLSPQNSFFPARERASSTFDQRHRLVISGVYQSGKVGEGFWGHVFSDWTIAPLIEVGSGRPFTILTAEPVNFQFAPNSARPNIVPAGTPTNTCGFPAQASPYSPTGFFQTPCFIDALIAGGGDIDLDALDGNLGRNSANKPMTVFNDVRVARRFHLGERVKLDAITDIFNLVNRFNVADVSPLCSSSSCTAGTPTAAFDPRQFQFGLKISW, encoded by the coding sequence ATGGCATACCGATTCGCGAGTCTGATGTGTGTGCTGATGCTTCTGGTGTGGAGCGCCCCGGCGCAGGACGTCTCCACGGCGCAACTCCACGGCCTGGTGCGCGACCCGAAGGGCGCGCTGGTCACCGGGGCGAAGGTCACGGTGAGGGACGAGCAGCGCGGCCAGGACCGCACCGCGATCACCGACGCCAACGGCGAATACCAGATCCTGAGACTGGCTCCGGGGCCATACACCGTGACGGTCGAAGCGCCAGGATTCGCGACGTGGAGTTCGAAGAACGTGGTGCTGACGATCGGCCAGGCGGCCGAGCTACCGGTCGCGCTCACCGTGGCAACCACCAGCGAGACGGTCACGGTCTCGGCGGAAGCCGAGCTGATCGAGACGCAGCGCACGTCGCAGACGACGACCATCGGGCAGGAGCGCATTGAGAACTTGCCGATCAACGGCCGCAACTACATCAATTTCTCGCTCACCGATTCGCAGATCTACCGCGACACCGCGCCCTCCATCGGAGCGGCGCCGACTTCCGGGCTGAACTTCAGCGGGCAGCGCGCCCGCGGCAACCTGGTGAACCTCGACGGCGCCGACAACGTGGATGAGTCGGTGAAGGGCATCCGGTCGACGGTCTCGCAGGAAGCGGTGCAGGAATTCCAGATCATCACCAACGGCTACAACGCGGAGTATGGGCGCGCCTCGGGCGGCGTGGTGAACATCATCACCAAGTCGGGCACGAACGCATTCCACGGCTCGGCGTTCGGCTACTTGCGCAACCGCTACATCCAGGCCGACAACCCGTTCACCAACATCGAAGACCCGGCCTACACGCGCTTCCAGGGCGGAATCGCGTTCGGCGGCCCGATCAAGAAGGACCGCACGTTCTACTACTTCTCGGTCGAGACGACGCAGCGGCACGAGACGGGCTTCTCGACGGTCGGCGCCGACTGCAGCGGGACCACGAGCTGCTTTGGGTTGATCACGGACGACGTGTCGGCCCTGTACGGCCAGCCGGCCGGTTCGATCGTCATCCAGGTGACGCCGGCGCAGGCAGCCACACTGGCAAACGCGCTGCTCCCGGCGGCGACGCGGCAGCAATACGGTTTTATTGTCGGGTCGGCGTCCGCCATCGCGCTGCACGGGACGCTGATCGGAACGACCGGCGCCTTCGCGGGCGGCCTGGGTCTGGGCGCACTGTCGCCATCGCCATTGACGAACCAGTTCGCCTCGAGCTGCAATGCGGCCAACCTGCTCTGCAACGGCCTGCCGGGTGAATTCTCGCCGCTGATGTTCCAGCGCGGCAATTACCCGGTGTTCGAAGACACCACGGTCCTGTCGTTCCGCCTGGACCACCGCTTCACCAACAACAACAACATGCTGTTCCGCATCAACTACTCACCTTCCGCCCTGACGGGCGTGCAGGTGAACGCGCAGAACCAGAACTTCGGGCAGAACGCGTTCTCGCGCACCTCGGAGCAGGGATATGACGACGTGACGCTGACGGCGCAGGACACCTGGCTGATCGGCGACAACAAGGTGAACGAGTTCCGCTTCCAATACGGGCGGCGCGACCTGCTCTACGACTTCAACCACGAGATCGCGGAAGGCAGCCGGGTGGCCGCGAACATCGCGGGCTTCGCCTTCACCGGACGCGAGCCGTTCTCTCCCGTCGACCGGCTGGAGCAGCGCTGGCAGTTCTCCGACAACTTCTCCTGGGTGCTGGGGAACCACACGGTGAAGTTCGGCGGCGACGTGCAGCACATCCCGATCGACGCCGCTTTCTTCCTGAACTTCGGCAACGTGTACAACTTCGGCGCGCTGTCGCGGTCGCAGTTCGGCTTCGGGGCCTGTGGCGCGTTGTGCGCCGGCATGTCGCCAGTGCAGGCCTACGGTTTCGGCTTGCCCTCCACCATGGTGCAGGGCATCGGCAACCCGAACGCGTCGTTCAGCGTGACGCCGCTGGGCTTCTTCATCCAGGACAGCTGGCGCATGCATCCGCGCTTCACGCTGAACTACGGCGTGCGCTACGACGTGGAGTTTGCGCCCGACTTCGGCTTCCCGAACGCGCTCTCCGCCGATTCCTACAGCTATCTCGGGATCCAGAAGGGCTTCCGGACCGACACGGACAACATCGCGCCGCGCATCGGGTTCGCGTGGGATCCGTTCGGCGACGGCAAGACGGTGGTCCGCGGCAGCTACGGCATGTTCTACGACAACCCGCTGCTCGGCCTGCTGTTCCTCGGGGCGGCGACCGACGGCGCCGGCACGCCGCAACTCATCCTGTTCGGCGGCTCGCCGTGCACGGCGGCGGGGCCGGCCAGCCCGCTCAACCTGAACGCGTCGAACGTGTTCCAGGGCATCCTCGGTACAGCAAACTGCCTGCCGCCGGGTTCGGCCAGTGCGATGGGCTACTTGCCCGACCAGCAGCAGTTCGACAGCGCCCTGGCCGGCTCGACCTTCATCAACCAGAACTACCTCGGCGCCGCCTTCCAGCCGCTGCTTTCGCAGCCGTTCGGCTTCCCGACGGGCGGCAACTTCGAGCACGCCTACACGCAGCAGGCGGGCCTGAGCGTGGAGCGCGAGCTGTGGCACGACTGGTCGCTGGGCGTGAGCTACAACTACGCACACGGTACGCACCTGAACCGGCCGATCAACGCCAACCCGGTGCGCACCGACCTGCTGGCGGAGAACTGGTTCCGGGCCTGCGTGTTTGACTTCGGGGGTTTCCCCGGCTGTCTTGCGAACCCGGCGTTCCCGACAAACCCGCTGTTCATTACGACGTGCGACCCGGCGAACAGTGTCTATCCGGCGGCGCTGACCAGCTTCTTCCGGCCCTCGGGCCTGAATCCTTCGCTGGTCCCGGTGTTCGGAGCGTGCGGGGGATTTGCGGCGCCGTTCTTGAACAGCGTCGGGCTGGGGGTCGACGCGCCGAGCTGCGCCGTCAGCCCGCAGTGCGTTCCGTTCAGCGACATGGTGGCGAACTACTCGAACGGCAGCTCGGTGTATCACGGGCTGACCACCAACCTGAAGAAGCGCATGGGCAACCACTGGGAGATGCTGGCGTCGTACACCTACTCCCACACCATCGACGACTCGACCGACCTGCAGTCGTTGCTGTCGCCGCAGAACAGCTTCTTCCCGGCTCGCGAGCGCGCCAGCTCGACCTTCGACCAGCGCCATCGGTTGGTGATCAGCGGCGTCTACCAGAGCGGGAAGGTGGGAGAAGGCTTCTGGGGGCACGTGTTCAGCGACTGGACGATCGCGCCGCTCATCGAAGTGGGATCGGGGCGTCCGTTCACGATCCTGACGGCGGAGCCGGTGAACTTCCAGTTCGCGCCCAACTCGGCGCGTCCGAACATCGTGCCGGCGGGCACTCCGACGAACACCTGCGGCTTCCCGGCGCAGGCTTCGCCCTACTCGCCGACCGGCTTCTTCCAGACGCCGTGCTTCATCGACGCCCTGATCGCGGGCGGCGGTGACATCGACCTGGATGCGCTCGACGGCAACCTGGGCCGCAACTCCGCCAACAAGCCGATGACGGTGTTCAACGACGTGCGCGTCGCGCGCCGCTTCCACCTGGGCGAGCGCGTGAAGCTGGACGCCATCACCGACATCTTCAACCTGGTGAACCGCTTCAACGTGGCCGACGTGAGCCCGCTGTGCTCGAGCAGCTCGTGCACGGCCGGCACGCCGACGGCGGCGTTCGACCCGCGGCAGTTCCAGTTCGGATTGAAGATCAGCTGGTAA
- a CDS encoding aminotransferase class I/II-fold pyridoxal phosphate-dependent enzyme encodes MPRKVTRARKAGRGDATHAVHAGEERHGKKAPLTTEIVQTSVFVLPKLDDLRRISEKKERGYLYTRYANPTTVAAEKKMAALEGGECCVVTASGMAAILVAILAHCSAGDEIVSMLDVYGGTVKLADTVLARLGIKTRFVPFHELDRLEKHFSKRTRMLFLESPTNPTLRCVDIEDLARRARRRGIPVVVDNTFATPILQKPLNIGADVVLHSATKFLGGHSDLTAGCVIGPEETIEKARDIMLTTGGSLDPGASYLLLRGLKTLEVRVLKACENAQAIAEFLDSHPGVEQVMYPGLPEHAGFEVASRQMAAFGAMVAFEIEGGGKAAERFIDALELWYLATSLGGVESTVSYPLLSSHYGTPPQRLKWLGVGPATVRLSVGIEDAADLIADLEQALARA; translated from the coding sequence ATGCCTAGAAAGGTCACGAGAGCGCGCAAGGCCGGGCGCGGCGACGCGACGCACGCCGTCCACGCAGGCGAGGAGCGCCACGGCAAGAAGGCGCCGCTGACGACCGAGATCGTGCAGACCTCCGTCTTCGTGCTGCCGAAGCTCGATGACCTGCGCCGCATCTCCGAGAAGAAGGAAAGGGGCTATCTCTACACGCGCTACGCGAACCCCACCACGGTCGCGGCGGAGAAGAAGATGGCGGCGCTGGAAGGCGGCGAATGCTGCGTGGTGACGGCCAGCGGCATGGCCGCCATCCTGGTGGCCATCCTGGCGCACTGCAGCGCAGGCGACGAGATCGTCTCGATGCTCGACGTCTACGGCGGGACGGTCAAGCTTGCCGACACCGTGCTGGCGCGGCTCGGCATCAAGACGCGCTTCGTGCCGTTCCATGAGCTCGACCGCCTCGAAAAGCACTTCAGCAAGCGCACACGGATGTTGTTCCTGGAGTCGCCGACCAACCCGACGCTGCGCTGCGTGGACATCGAGGACCTGGCGCGGCGCGCGCGCCGGCGCGGCATCCCGGTGGTGGTGGACAACACGTTCGCCACGCCCATCCTGCAGAAGCCGCTGAACATCGGCGCGGACGTGGTGCTGCATTCGGCGACGAAATTCCTGGGCGGGCACAGCGACCTCACGGCCGGGTGCGTGATCGGTCCGGAAGAGACGATCGAGAAGGCGCGCGACATCATGCTCACGACCGGCGGCTCGCTCGACCCGGGAGCGTCGTACCTGCTGCTGCGCGGGCTGAAGACGCTCGAGGTCCGCGTGCTGAAGGCGTGCGAGAACGCGCAGGCCATCGCGGAGTTCCTGGATTCGCACCCCGGGGTCGAGCAGGTGATGTATCCGGGACTGCCGGAGCATGCGGGATTCGAGGTGGCGTCGCGACAGATGGCGGCGTTCGGCGCGATGGTGGCGTTCGAGATCGAGGGCGGCGGCAAGGCGGCCGAGCGCTTCATCGACGCGCTGGAGCTGTGGTACCTGGCGACCAGCCTGGGCGGAGTGGAATCGACGGTGTCGTACCCGCTGCTGTCGTCGCACTACGGCACGCCGCCGCAGCGGCTGAAGTGGCTGGGCGTGGGCCCGGCAACGGTGCGGCTCTCGGTGGGCATCGAAGATGCTGCAGACCTGATCGCCGACCTGGAGCAGGCGCTGGCCCGCGCCTAA
- a CDS encoding CarD family transcriptional regulator, with protein sequence MSSNNGFQIGDKVVYPNHGVGVIEQISSRTIGPTVEKFYLLKIKSSSLKVMVPFHNVESVGLRRVVRNGEIQKILDFLTDGKCLNNADWKDRFKENSDRMRTGSLLEVAGVLKSLLILNRTKPLSFREKKMLERARYLLVSELAMAKNLEEQIVEDMLTKSLSKAKLKFPEATAAEN encoded by the coding sequence ATGAGTAGCAACAACGGGTTTCAGATCGGCGACAAGGTCGTTTACCCCAACCACGGTGTCGGTGTCATCGAGCAGATCTCCAGCCGGACCATCGGGCCTACCGTCGAGAAGTTCTACCTCCTGAAGATCAAGTCCTCCAGCCTCAAGGTCATGGTGCCCTTCCACAACGTGGAGAGCGTCGGCCTCCGCCGCGTCGTCCGCAACGGCGAGATCCAGAAGATCCTCGACTTCCTGACGGACGGCAAGTGCCTGAACAACGCCGACTGGAAAGACCGTTTCAAGGAGAACTCCGACCGCATGCGGACCGGGTCGCTCCTGGAAGTCGCCGGCGTGCTCAAGAGCCTGCTCATCCTGAACCGCACCAAGCCGCTCAGCTTCCGCGAGAAGAAGATGCTGGAGCGCGCCCGCTACCTGCTCGTCAGCGAGCTGGCGATGGCCAAGAACCTGGAAGAGCAGATCGTCGAGGACATGCTCACCAAGTCGCTCTCCAAGGCCAAGCTGAAGTTCCCCGAGGCGACGGCAGCCGAGAACTAA